Proteins encoded by one window of Channa argus isolate prfri chromosome 1, Channa argus male v1.0, whole genome shotgun sequence:
- the LOC137105685 gene encoding fatty acid-binding protein, liver-like has protein sequence MPTSNVRDGIMTTRTTNILRPATQPGSMDFNGTWKVYSEENLDEFLQEVGAPAMVVKMRKEVKPMFVIEQKGKDFTFTMKTPVFTKVHSFSIGKETEMTTVDGRKIKCKVREENGKLIAENEKFTSVREIQGDEMVETTTAGSVTFISRSKRV, from the exons ATGCCAACCAGCAATGTACGTGATGGGATTAtgacaacaagaacaacaaacatTCTCAGACCAGCAACACAACCAGGAAGCATGGACTTTAACGGCACCTGGAAAGTTTATTCTGAGGAAAATCTTGATGAGTTCCTGCAAGAAGTTG gtGCACCTGCAATGGTTGTCAAAATGCGTAAGGAAGTCAAACCAATGTTTGTGATTGAGCAGAAAGGGAAAGACTTCACCTTCACAATGAAGACTCCAGTTTTCACTAAAGTCCACTCATTCAGCATtggaaaagagacagagatgaccACTGTAGATGGCAGAAAAATTAAG TGCAAGGTCAGGGAGGAGAATGGGAAACTGATCGCTGAGAATGAAAAGTTCACTTCAGTCAGAGAGATCCAAGGTGATGAAATGGTTGAG ACGACCACTGCTGGCTCTGTAACTTTCATCAGCAGAAGCAAACGAGTCTGA